Proteins co-encoded in one Spirosoma endbachense genomic window:
- a CDS encoding LacI family DNA-binding transcriptional regulator → MDAITIKDIARALNLSTSTVSRALRDSYEINPETKRLVIEYAERLNYRPNPIALSLKENRSRVIGVVVPQIANNFFSQAINGIEAIAYNRGYHVIIFQSHESYEREVATVQQAVARKADGLLISLSSSTSDVSHLRELQEKKLPIVLFDRVSKEIDSPCITADNFGGAFAATEHLIQSGRRRIAHLTIPPYISITQERLAGYRAALEQYGIAYDESLIRYAGFGHNEVEPIVDDLLSLSPDAFFAASDRLAIGCLSALKKRNISIPEGVSLIGFTNTTVADLLAPPMSTVEQPAQEIGQVAAGRLIDLIEGKQKIPQPGTIRIPTKLIVRASSQLESTLLT, encoded by the coding sequence TTGGACGCGATCACCATAAAAGATATTGCCCGTGCTTTAAATCTTTCGACCTCGACTGTCTCGCGGGCCTTGCGGGACAGTTATGAAATCAATCCGGAGACAAAACGACTGGTTATTGAATATGCTGAGCGACTTAATTATCGGCCGAATCCGATTGCACTCAGTTTAAAAGAGAATCGTAGCCGGGTTATCGGTGTTGTTGTGCCCCAAATTGCCAATAATTTTTTCTCGCAGGCTATCAATGGCATCGAAGCAATCGCCTACAATCGAGGCTATCACGTTATCATTTTTCAAAGCCACGAGTCCTACGAACGGGAAGTGGCGACGGTGCAGCAGGCGGTTGCCAGAAAAGCGGACGGGCTGCTGATCTCACTGTCCAGCAGCACCTCTGATGTTTCGCATTTGCGTGAGTTGCAGGAGAAAAAATTACCTATCGTTCTATTTGATCGGGTATCGAAGGAAATAGACTCCCCCTGTATTACGGCGGATAATTTTGGCGGAGCCTTTGCCGCCACTGAACACCTGATCCAATCGGGTCGTCGACGGATTGCGCACCTGACCATTCCTCCCTATATTTCAATTACACAGGAGCGCCTGGCGGGCTACCGCGCGGCTTTGGAACAGTATGGCATCGCCTATGACGAAAGCCTGATCCGGTATGCGGGGTTCGGTCATAATGAAGTAGAACCGATTGTCGATGATTTATTAAGCCTGTCGCCCGATGCTTTTTTCGCGGCCAGCGACCGGCTGGCAATTGGTTGCCTGTCGGCGCTTAAAAAGCGGAATATTTCCATTCCTGAAGGCGTTTCACTGATTGGTTTCACCAATACCACAGTAGCGGATCTGCTTGCCCCTCCAATGAGTACGGTTGAACAGCCTGCTCAGGAAATTGGTCAGGTAGCCGCTGGTCGACTTATCGATTTAATTGAGGGAAAACAGAAAATACCACAGCCCGGCACGATCCGGATTCCAACCAAGCTAATCGTGCGGGCTTCGTCGCAGTTAGAAAGTACGCTCCTTACCTAA
- a CDS encoding glycoside hydrolase family 88/105 protein: MKKIILLSLLVLPYSLVAQSNGSTPLPWSQRMAASMLTTNPDSIAYPRAKMARWEYEMGVLLRSYELLWYRTGDARYINYIQKNMDRFVNADGTIRTYDLDHFNIDYVTPGRSLLLLYQQTLPNKEKYRKAADLLRKQLAEQPRTKEGGFWHKKIYPNQMWLDGLYMAEPFYAEYTRLFSRDGKDFNDIINQFVWMEQHAHDPKTGLLYHGWDESREQKWADPKTGKSPNFWSRSIGWYVMALVDVLDYIPADQPRRGELVAILQRLMPAVVNYQDPKEGCWYQVTDRGGDKGNYMEASGTAMFVYGLAKGVRLGYLPASMMTYAKKGYTGMLKNFISTDEAGLIHLEKTVSVSGLGGNPYRSGSYDYYLSEPLRKDDLKGVGPFIMASVEMETAEEAGLGKGKTVGVDTYFNHEFRKGITGEQEPFHYTWEDRQHSGFWLWGNTFRDLGAKTVSVSSAPTAASLKGVDVYIIVDPDTPKETAKPNYVSQADSKAISDWVKAGGVLVLMSNDTSNCEHLHFNQLAAQFGLQFLPKNVNMVKGDQFEQGSVKISAGNPIFSHTKEVYIKELSPLSVKAPAKSVVSAGDNVIIAVANVGKGTVFAVGDPWLYNEYTDGRKIPARYENFSAGKDLATWLLKQAK, translated from the coding sequence ATGAAAAAAATAATTCTCCTTAGCCTGCTTGTACTACCCTATAGCCTGGTTGCTCAATCGAACGGGTCGACTCCGCTGCCGTGGTCACAGCGAATGGCAGCTTCCATGCTGACTACCAATCCGGATTCGATCGCTTATCCAAGGGCTAAAATGGCCCGTTGGGAGTATGAAATGGGCGTTTTACTGCGGTCATACGAACTGCTGTGGTATCGTACCGGCGACGCCCGTTATATCAATTACATCCAGAAAAATATGGACCGCTTCGTAAATGCCGATGGCACGATCCGAACCTACGATCTGGATCATTTCAATATTGATTACGTTACTCCCGGCCGGTCGTTGTTGCTGCTGTATCAGCAAACGCTGCCCAACAAGGAAAAATACCGTAAAGCTGCCGACCTGCTTCGTAAGCAACTAGCGGAGCAGCCCCGCACGAAAGAAGGCGGTTTCTGGCATAAAAAAATCTACCCCAATCAGATGTGGCTCGATGGTCTTTACATGGCCGAGCCTTTCTATGCTGAATACACGCGACTCTTTAGCCGCGATGGGAAGGATTTTAATGACATCATCAATCAGTTTGTCTGGATGGAGCAACATGCCCACGATCCTAAAACGGGGTTGTTGTACCATGGCTGGGATGAAAGTCGTGAGCAGAAGTGGGCCGATCCTAAAACCGGGAAGTCGCCAAATTTCTGGAGCCGGTCTATTGGTTGGTATGTCATGGCGTTGGTCGATGTGCTGGATTACATTCCGGCCGATCAGCCGCGCCGGGGCGAGTTAGTCGCGATCCTGCAACGGCTGATGCCCGCGGTGGTGAACTATCAGGACCCCAAAGAAGGTTGCTGGTATCAGGTGACCGATCGCGGGGGCGATAAAGGCAACTACATGGAAGCATCCGGTACGGCGATGTTCGTTTACGGGCTGGCCAAAGGAGTTCGGCTGGGTTATCTGCCCGCATCAATGATGACCTATGCGAAAAAAGGGTATACTGGTATGCTTAAAAATTTCATCTCGACTGATGAAGCAGGACTGATTCACCTCGAAAAAACAGTGAGTGTGAGCGGTCTGGGCGGAAACCCATACCGAAGCGGTAGCTACGACTATTACCTGAGTGAGCCCCTGCGTAAGGATGATCTGAAGGGTGTTGGGCCTTTTATTATGGCGAGTGTTGAAATGGAAACCGCTGAAGAGGCTGGCCTGGGTAAAGGTAAAACCGTTGGGGTTGATACCTACTTCAATCATGAGTTTCGTAAAGGTATTACTGGAGAGCAGGAGCCTTTCCACTATACCTGGGAAGACCGTCAGCACTCGGGTTTCTGGCTCTGGGGGAATACCTTCCGCGATCTGGGCGCTAAAACGGTATCGGTGTCATCTGCACCAACGGCTGCTTCGTTAAAGGGCGTTGATGTCTACATCATCGTTGATCCCGATACACCTAAAGAAACCGCCAAGCCTAATTATGTGAGCCAGGCCGACAGCAAAGCCATTAGTGACTGGGTAAAAGCCGGTGGTGTTCTGGTCCTGATGTCCAATGACACGTCCAACTGCGAACATCTCCATTTTAACCAGTTAGCTGCTCAGTTCGGGTTGCAGTTCCTTCCCAAAAACGTGAACATGGTGAAAGGCGATCAGTTCGAACAGGGCTCGGTGAAAATTTCAGCGGGTAATCCGATTTTTTCACACACCAAAGAGGTGTACATCAAAGAATTGTCTCCGCTGAGTGTGAAAGCTCCGGCTAAATCGGTCGTGAGTGCTGGTGATAATGTTATAATTGCCGTCGCTAACGTGGGTAAGGGCACAGTTTTCGCCGTGGGCGATCCGTGGCTTTACAATGAATATACCGACGGTCGGAAAATACCAGCCCGCTACGAAAACTTTAGTGCCGGAAAAGACCTGGCTACCTGGCTGTTAAAGCAGGCTAAGTAA